The region TATCCCGGTCCATCCCCACACCCGTGGGGAACACGCCGTACCCGTTGCACGGCGGCGACGGGCGCGCGGTCCATCCCCACACCCGTGGGGAACACACTAATTCCACCCCATTGAAATGACTGAGCTATCTGAGCTGTGAAAAATGTACCAAGGTTTTAGGTCGCGTTTGGCCCCGCATCTTCCTCCTTTCTCTTCGGGCCATCGGGTAAGAACGACACCAGCCGGAGCCCATCCATGTCCGCAGGTATGCGGCGATTCTGGCCGAGGGTCTCGAAGTCGAAGCCGCTCTCGGTGTTCGTGGCCCAGGCGAGAACGGCGTTGCCGTGCTCGATCCCCTCCTGTACCTGCCGCCAGAGCATCTCGCGCACCTTCTTGCCATACTTGCCCACGTAGACGCCGGCCCGTACTTCGAGCAGCCAGACCGCGAGGCGCCCGCGAAGCCGCGGGGGTGCGTTCTCAACCACGATGACCAGCATCGCCGAGCTGCTCCTTGTTGGGAATGGCCGGGGCTACCGATTCTTCCGGCGGCTTGGGCACGGGCAGATCGCCGGCCGCGAGCACCTGCTCGATCGTGGGGATGATCCGGGCCAGGAGTTTGGTCTGACGAAAGGCGTCGCGGCATGCGATCCGCACGGCCCGCTCGGGGGCCTGAGGTTGGGTGGCCGCGATGCGAAACGCCACCGGCACTACCGTCTCGAACTTGAAGATGTCGGCGATATCGTAGACGAAGGACTGGGGCTTGCCCGTGTGGATGAAGCCCACTGCCGGCGCATAGCCGGCGGCCAGGATCGCCGCCTCGGTGACGCCGTAGAGGCAAGCGGTGGCGGCGGACAGGCACCGGTTGGGCACATCGCCGCTGCCCCACTCCGTGTGGTCGTAGTTGCGCCACTTCCACTCCACCCGGTGCTGCCGAGCGATCAGCTCGTACATTTTGCGCACCCGTGCGCCCTCGATCCCCCGAAGCTGCTCCACGCTGCGGCGGGCAGGCGGCTCCTCCTTGAACCGGAGGGCATACATCTTCCTCACGGCCTTGAGTCGCGCCGCGTCGTCCAGGGCCAGGCTGGCCTGGTAGAGCAGCCGGTCCGCGCGGGCGCCGCCCGGTTGGCCGGCGGAGTAGAGCCGCACGCCGCCCTCGCCGACCCAGACGAGGAGGCACCCGACCCGGGCGGCCAGCACCACGGCCGCGTGGGAAACTCGCGTGCCGATCTCCAACATCAGGCAGGCCACGCCGCCCACCGGGATGTGGGTGCGCACTCCGTGCTTGTCCACCACGACGAAGGCCCCGTCCAGCACGTCGAGCTGCCCCTTCTCGACGAACACGACCGACACGCGGTCCTTGACGGGGATGGGCTTCAAGGGTGGGAGCATCGCGCTGTTCCTGCTGTCCGGGTGGGATGTCTCGGTTCACCTCGCGCCCCGGCCAGGGCGAACGCGCAAGGCACGGGGGGTGACCACTGCAAATCCCCCGCCGACGTTTGGGCCACACGCAGCCAGCGCCTCGGCGGTGAGGGCGGCCTTCTCGGCGGCCTTCAGCCCTTGCAGCCGCAGGAGAACCACGCCGGCGGACAACCGGCCCTGCCGAAAAACGAGCTCGCCGAAATCCTTGTCCGACGTGACCAGGATCGCTCGCCGCTCCCTCGCGAGGTCGAGCACCGTCTCGTCGGCGATACCGGGCGCCATCTCCGACACATACAGCACGTCGTGGCCGTCAGCGCGAAGGCGTTCGATGATGGCTCGGTCCACCCCCTCGTCGGCGACAAGATTCACTACACGGCCTTCCGGAGCGGATGGACCACCTCGGCCTTCATCGACTCGGCCGCGAACGCCAAGGCGGCCGAGACGGCTTCCCGCGAAAGGCGAGGATGGGCCTCCACGATCTCGTCGACGGACTCGCCCGCGGCGAGTTTTTCGAGGATCAGCTCCACGGTGATCCGCGTGCCCCGAACGACGGGCTTGCCGAGCATCACGTCGG is a window of Thermodesulfobacteriota bacterium DNA encoding:
- the cas1e gene encoding type I-E CRISPR-associated endonuclease Cas1e, which encodes MLPPLKPIPVKDRVSVVFVEKGQLDVLDGAFVVVDKHGVRTHIPVGGVACLMLEIGTRVSHAAVVLAARVGCLLVWVGEGGVRLYSAGQPGGARADRLLYQASLALDDAARLKAVRKMYALRFKEEPPARRSVEQLRGIEGARVRKMYELIARQHRVEWKWRNYDHTEWGSGDVPNRCLSAATACLYGVTEAAILAAGYAPAVGFIHTGKPQSFVYDIADIFKFETVVPVAFRIAATQPQAPERAVRIACRDAFRQTKLLARIIPTIEQVLAAGDLPVPKPPEESVAPAIPNKEQLGDAGHRG
- a CDS encoding DUF433 domain-containing protein yields the protein MEPAIVSDPDVMLGKPVVRGTRITVELILEKLAAGESVDEIVEAHPRLSREAVSAALAFAAESMKAEVVHPLRKAV
- the cas2e gene encoding type I-E CRISPR-associated endoribonuclease Cas2e, whose amino-acid sequence is MLVIVVENAPPRLRGRLAVWLLEVRAGVYVGKYGKKVREMLWRQVQEGIEHGNAVLAWATNTESGFDFETLGQNRRIPADMDGLRLVSFLPDGPKRKEEDAGPNAT
- a CDS encoding DUF5615 family PIN-like protein; translated protein: MNLVADEGVDRAIIERLRADGHDVLYVSEMAPGIADETVLDLARERRAILVTSDKDFGELVFRQGRLSAGVVLLRLQGLKAAEKAALTAEALAACGPNVGGGFAVVTPRALRVRPGRGAR